The Pseudomonas sp. DG56-2 genome contains a region encoding:
- a CDS encoding Crp/Fnr family transcriptional regulator — MVLHRVHHQILRSHHLFEPLNDEQLDELMASSQLLSVDKGEPLFRQGEPAEGFYFVIAGAVKIYRLTPDGQEKVFEVIGPRQTFAEAMMLMDTPNYVASAEAIAPSQLYRLSNSTYLRLLQSNSRLTFALLGKLCVRLHQRVNEIETLSLKNATHRVVRYLLTQMMQVQPVETQFELPMAKQLIAGHLSIQPETFSRIIRRLIDEKVITQEGRHIVILDRSRLEQFE, encoded by the coding sequence ATGGTCCTTCACCGTGTCCATCACCAGATTCTGCGCAGTCACCACTTGTTCGAGCCGCTCAATGACGAGCAACTCGACGAGCTGATGGCTTCCAGCCAATTACTCAGCGTCGACAAGGGGGAACCGCTGTTTCGGCAAGGCGAGCCGGCTGAAGGGTTTTATTTTGTGATTGCCGGCGCGGTAAAAATCTACCGCCTGACGCCGGACGGCCAGGAGAAAGTGTTCGAGGTCATCGGTCCTCGGCAGACCTTTGCCGAAGCCATGATGTTGATGGACACACCCAACTATGTGGCCTCGGCCGAAGCCATCGCGCCGTCGCAATTGTATCGGTTGTCCAACAGCACCTACCTGCGCCTGCTGCAGAGCAACAGCCGGCTGACCTTCGCGCTGCTGGGCAAGCTGTGCGTGCGCTTGCACCAACGGGTCAATGAAATAGAAACCTTGTCACTCAAGAACGCGACCCACCGCGTAGTGCGTTATCTGCTCACGCAAATGATGCAGGTTCAACCGGTCGAAACGCAGTTCGAACTGCCAATGGCCAAGCAACTGATCGCAGGCCATCTGTCGATTCAGCCGGAAACGTTCTCGCGCATTATCCGTCGTTTGATCGATGAAAAGGTCATCACCCAGGAAGGCCGGCATATCGTCATTCTCGATCGTTCACGGCTGGAGCAGTTCGAATGA
- a CDS encoding CopD family copper resistance protein — protein sequence MYYPYILVIHLLAAIAFIGTLFFEVFIWHTARQQVSETAQGAADQAISSRSRKVLHAVVLVLYGAGIGLAWHHRGALSQPLASSFATLLSLKIILALSIIGHYLLLAYLLKRQRLTQARARWIRCSILGHMLLIVILAKAMFYWH from the coding sequence ATGTACTACCCCTATATTTTGGTTATTCACTTGCTGGCGGCGATCGCCTTTATCGGCACACTGTTTTTTGAAGTGTTCATCTGGCATACCGCGCGTCAGCAAGTTTCCGAGACTGCTCAGGGCGCAGCTGACCAGGCGATCTCCAGCCGTTCGCGTAAAGTGCTGCATGCTGTCGTGCTGGTGCTGTATGGCGCCGGTATCGGTCTTGCCTGGCATCATCGCGGCGCTCTCAGCCAGCCGCTGGCGAGCAGCTTTGCCACGCTGCTCAGCCTGAAGATCATCCTCGCCTTGAGCATCATTGGCCACTACCTGCTGCTGGCGTATCTGCTCAAGCGCCAGCGCCTGACTCAGGCTCGCGCCCGTTGGATTCGTTGCAGTATTCTCGGTCACATGCTGTTGATCGTGATATTGGCCAAGGCCATGTTCTACTGGCATTGA
- a CDS encoding FAD-dependent oxidoreductase — protein MKRCEVLIIGAGPTGLVLALWLSKQGVSVRIIDKASGPGTTSRALAVQARTLELYRQLDLTTTIVERGRQVPAANLWVKGHAAARLPLNSIGAGFTPYPFLHIYPQDEHEQLLIDRLQGFAVDVERNTELSDFSQDNQGIKARLRHADGTQEHCQASYLAGCDGAGSTVRKALGIGFPGGTYQQVFYVADVQASGPALNGELHVDLDEADFLAVFPLAGDGRARLIGTVRDARAEHPEQLRFDDVSHRAIEHMNVQVQQVNWFSTYRVHHRVAEHFSQQRTFLLGDAAHIHSPAGGQGMNTGIGDAINLAWKLASVLRGEARQSLLDTYQIERSAFAQRLVATTDQVFNFVTADGRLAALLRTRLAPRMLPRVLAFRSAQAFLFRTVSQITLNYRYMPLSYGDAGSLQGGDRLPWVAEDGRDNFSGLSRICWQVQVYGAVSASLVQWCSGRGIPVDVFVWSPAHEAAGLVRDAVYLIRPDTYIALAWGNADAAVLETYFAERGLNLPVDNPNR, from the coding sequence ATGAAGCGCTGTGAAGTACTGATCATCGGCGCCGGGCCCACCGGCCTGGTGCTGGCCTTGTGGTTGAGCAAACAAGGCGTGAGCGTGCGCATCATCGACAAGGCCAGCGGCCCCGGCACCACGTCCCGGGCATTAGCGGTGCAGGCACGAACCCTGGAGCTGTACCGCCAGCTGGATTTGACCACGACTATCGTCGAGCGCGGCCGCCAGGTGCCCGCGGCCAACCTCTGGGTCAAGGGCCATGCCGCGGCCCGCCTGCCCCTGAACAGCATCGGCGCTGGTTTCACGCCCTACCCCTTCCTGCACATTTACCCGCAGGATGAACATGAACAGCTGCTGATCGACCGCCTTCAGGGCTTCGCAGTCGACGTGGAACGCAACACCGAACTGAGCGACTTCAGCCAAGATAACCAGGGTATCAAGGCCCGCTTGCGCCATGCTGACGGCACGCAGGAGCACTGCCAGGCCAGTTATCTGGCCGGATGCGACGGCGCTGGCTCGACAGTGCGCAAGGCTCTTGGCATTGGTTTTCCCGGTGGAACCTACCAGCAAGTGTTCTATGTTGCCGACGTGCAGGCCTCGGGCCCGGCGCTGAACGGCGAGCTGCACGTCGACCTCGACGAAGCGGACTTTCTCGCGGTTTTCCCTTTGGCCGGAGATGGCCGAGCCCGGCTGATCGGTACCGTGCGCGACGCACGCGCCGAGCACCCCGAGCAATTGCGCTTCGACGATGTCAGCCATCGTGCCATCGAGCACATGAATGTCCAGGTCCAGCAGGTCAACTGGTTCTCTACCTATCGGGTACACCATCGGGTGGCGGAACACTTCAGTCAACAGCGTACGTTCCTGCTCGGCGATGCCGCCCATATACACAGCCCGGCCGGCGGCCAGGGCATGAACACCGGTATTGGCGATGCCATCAATCTTGCCTGGAAGCTGGCCAGCGTCCTGCGCGGCGAAGCCCGGCAAAGCCTGCTGGACACTTACCAGATCGAGCGCAGTGCCTTCGCCCAGCGCCTGGTGGCCACCACCGACCAGGTGTTCAACTTTGTCACCGCCGATGGTCGCCTGGCAGCCCTGTTACGCACCCGTCTGGCCCCGCGCATGCTGCCGCGGGTGTTGGCCTTCAGGTCAGCCCAGGCGTTTCTGTTCCGCACCGTCTCGCAAATCACCCTGAACTATCGCTACATGCCGTTGAGCTACGGCGATGCAGGCTCACTCCAGGGCGGCGACCGCCTGCCCTGGGTCGCCGAAGACGGGCGCGATAATTTCAGCGGCCTGAGCCGTATCTGTTGGCAAGTGCAGGTTTACGGCGCTGTCAGCGCAAGTCTGGTGCAATGGTGCAGCGGTCGCGGCATACCCGTGGATGTATTTGTCTGGAGCCCGGCCCACGAAGCTGCTGGGCTGGTACGCGACGCGGTGTACCTGATACGGCCAGACACCTACATCGCGCTTGCCTGGGGCAATGCCGACGCAGCAGTGCTGGAAACCTATTTTGCCGAGCGTGGCCTCAACCTGCCCGTCGATAACCCGAACAGGTGA
- a CDS encoding NnrS family protein, with protein sequence MQVLDRRKAMAIVPLLRLAFRPFFLGGCGLALLAIPLWLAALHGSLGDWQPAGGWLAWHRHELLFGFGLAIIAGFLLTAVQTWTGQPGISGKPLAALAALWLGARVAWLVNAPWPVLVVLELAFPLVVAVLMAVTLWRVRQKRNYPIVLLLLLLTVVDAVAVYGLVQGNDGWQRQGVLGGIWLVAAMMVMIGGRVIPFFTQRGLGRVDAVAPWPWLDWLLLAGSALIALLYITGPALLPNVGVGVLFAVLTLGHAVRLWRWHDRGLWKVPLLWSLHVAYAWMALACLGMALWHLGVAINPSLAVHSLTVGAIGGLILAMVTRVSLGHTGRPLQPPAGMTLAFALLNLGGLSRVLVVQWFPLQGLWLAGLCWTLAFALYAWRYAPMLMRARVDGHPG encoded by the coding sequence ATGCAAGTACTTGATCGCCGTAAAGCAATGGCCATCGTGCCCTTGTTGCGTCTGGCGTTCCGGCCATTCTTCCTCGGTGGCTGTGGCTTGGCTTTGCTGGCAATTCCGCTGTGGCTGGCAGCCTTGCACGGCTCGCTGGGCGATTGGCAGCCCGCCGGTGGCTGGCTGGCCTGGCACCGTCATGAACTGTTGTTCGGTTTTGGCCTGGCGATCATTGCTGGCTTCTTGCTCACCGCCGTGCAGACCTGGACCGGCCAACCGGGTATCAGTGGCAAGCCTTTGGCGGCCCTGGCTGCACTGTGGCTGGGGGCACGGGTTGCCTGGTTGGTGAATGCGCCCTGGCCCGTGCTGGTGGTGCTGGAGCTGGCATTCCCGCTGGTAGTGGCGGTGCTGATGGCGGTCACGCTGTGGCGGGTACGGCAGAAGCGCAACTACCCCATCGTGCTGCTGTTGCTGCTGCTCACCGTGGTCGATGCGGTGGCGGTGTACGGCTTGGTCCAAGGCAACGACGGCTGGCAGCGCCAGGGTGTGCTGGGCGGTATCTGGCTGGTGGCGGCGATGATGGTGATGATTGGCGGGCGGGTGATTCCGTTCTTCACCCAGCGTGGCCTGGGACGGGTCGATGCGGTGGCGCCGTGGCCGTGGCTGGATTGGCTGCTGTTGGCAGGTTCTGCGCTGATAGCACTGTTGTATATCACTGGCCCGGCGCTACTGCCCAATGTCGGGGTGGGGGTGTTGTTCGCGGTACTGACCCTTGGCCACGCGGTGCGTCTGTGGCGCTGGCATGATCGCGGGCTGTGGAAGGTCCCGCTGTTGTGGTCGTTGCATGTGGCCTATGCCTGGATGGCGCTGGCGTGCCTGGGCATGGCCTTGTGGCACCTTGGCGTTGCGATCAACCCCAGCCTTGCGGTGCATAGCCTGACAGTGGGCGCCATCGGTGGGTTGATCCTGGCAATGGTTACCCGCGTCAGCCTTGGGCATACCGGCAGGCCACTGCAGCCACCGGCAGGGATGACTCTGGCATTCGCGCTGCTCAATCTTGGCGGCCTTAGCCGGGTGCTCGTGGTGCAGTGGTTCCCTTTGCAGGGCCTGTGGCTGGCCGGGTTGTGCTGGACACTGGCGTTTGCCTTGTATGCGTGGCGTTACGCGCCAATGCTTATGCGTGCGCGGGTTGACGGTCATCCAGGATAA